GGCGTCTCCTTCTCCCTTTCGCATCCCCACTCAAAAACCCCTCACTGCTCGCATTTTCAGGTCACGCACTCAACACATAtgttttatactccctccgtcccaatttatatgacattttCCGCTTTTCTAGATTCAAACTATGTTAACTTTAACCAATAATATAAAATGTATTTGTTCATCATAATGACATGAGAAAATATTGCTATCTTGTTCTACTTTTCGTTTAGTTTAGTTTTTGAATAtctgaaattttaattttaaaatattgagagGTCtgagtggcggagccaggatttgaagATTGTGGGTTTGGGATTCTAATTCTTTTGAGTTACTCGGTTCTAAAGTAACAATTTATACACTGGCAATGAATATTTAAAGACAAATACAGAGTTTGAACTAAATTTACTGAGTTTGGCCGAACCCGCAAGTTCTATGCTAGCTCCGCCCCTACACGCTACCTCCcgagaccccacttgtgggattacactgggtttgttgttgttgttgttgttgttgagttgaTCTACTCCAACTAGCTTTGAAAATTAGTCAACTTGACTCTTGATAAGCGAAAAGTGTCGCATAAATTAGGATAGGGATAGACAGAGTATAATTTTTATAGTTCATGATTGATTGAGTATTTATTGCTAAATGTTGTTATATCATATTGAAGTTTTTGAATTTGGTAATATATATTTTAGGTCGCCTGTGGAAATGAGTTGTGCGGTGGAAAGTATGCTTCCTTATCACACTGCTACTGCTTCTGCTTTGCTGACTTCAATGCTCTCTGCTACTCCGAGGAGTTATGGTTGGACTCTTGAaggtattagttcattctacacTTCTTATATTGATCTATGCTTCGTTATATTAAATGTTGTCTGTGAATGTGTAGTTATATGGCCTTAAATTGTGTTTGCTTAGGTTTCAACTATGTATAGATTTTGACTGTTTTGATTTGCCGCTAAGCTAAAATTTGTAGCTTTTCATGTTCTCTCTTTATCTGTTTTATCCTTTGATTCGAGCGCTAGACAATATATAAAAGAGTTCTTTGCATGACGTTGCGCTTAGCAATAGTGAAATGTGCATTTTTGTTGTAGCTTCGAACTTCAAAAGAAGTTTTTTGATCCTTCAGGTCCCTCCCTTCAGTGCGAGAGAATAAGTGGTGAAGAACGAAAACTACGTGTAATGAGCAATAGATTAAATTGAATTATTTTGTTAATACCAAACTCTATAGGAATGTTCATTTTACCTTCTTCTTCGAAACATCAAAGGACTCTATTCATCgcgaaaattcgatttttttaaaacttgttaACTTCAATTCTTATGCATCAGCCATAGTTTTAACTATATGTTACTTCCTTTTTCCCCCAGTAAAGGTAAACAATGCATATTCTTTGATCTTGTAGGGCAAAAGAGGACTAGATGAAGATCATGAAATGAAGTTCAAGTTATACGAATATCTTCTTATGCTGGAGTTTTAAGTAACTAGTAGcagttttttctttttccttctttttttttttgttttttttgttttttcacttAGGTTTGATAAGGAACCTCCCATCTGAGATTTTAAAAAATTAAGCTTGTATTTGCTGAAAACTTTTGAATTTTCCAAGTAAAATATGTTAGTATCTGCAGAAAAAGGATCATTATGGGTTTACGCGATCATTCTTTTTCTCTCTCCAGTGTTGAAGAACCACTTAATCATTACTCTCCTTCCAAGTATCTAGACAAAGTTGTTGTTTGATAATAAGTTGATGTGAGGATGCAGCTATTCATATCATAAATATTGCTGACGCTGTTCATTGTTGTACTGTGACTTAATGAAAATTGAAGTGACCTCTATATATGCTAGAGTTGCAATATCTGATACTGTAGTGTTATTGGCCTTTTGACTTCTTTTTGGCCCTTCAAATCTTTGaagaaatttcggcagtatctaACTCCCAACTGAAGCTCCTTTAGTCTTTATGACTTCAGCTTGCAttcctaaaaaaaaaagatatgaatGTACTTACTTTGACATAGTGTTAGGACTTGAAATGTGCATTTATATGATTCGTGTTGTCTGATTGTAGATTGATATCGAAATACCTATTTCTTGCAGATTTGTGAATCATGCAGCCGGTATTGATTGTTGATGAGTTAATTTCATATTAAGCTTCAAGAAAACTGAATCAGATAGTTTGTGGGACCAAAAGTTGCTTAGATACGAATTTTGAATTTTCAATTGTAGTTGTTAAGTTGTCAGCATCATTCTAATACTTGGTATTTAATCAGATTGCAATGATGATGTATGATGAATGTCAGAGAGTTCAAGCGAAGTTTTATATCCATGCAGTCTAAGTGAATGATAAGTAGAATACTGAATGAGAACTTGGGACTTTTTCCTTTCTGTGAATTCTGGCTTCTGTTGGACTGTATTATCATTTGGTATCTAGCCATTGGAGTCCTATGGAAGCTCATTGTGATTAGATACTGAGGGACGGTTAAAGCTTTAATTTGTCTcaaaaatgcttttatacaagcCTTAATAATTTTATCTTTTGTGGTGTTAGATAAGATATTATATTGACCATATTTTAGTTTCTTGGGAGTATTGTTTGAACTTTGAAGCATCTAATGTTATCTATGCTGCAAGTTGCTGGTCTTGCCTGATTATAGATTGATGTGAAGATACTATCATTTGATTGTTGATGAGTTAATGCCTTAAATAAACCTCCAGGCTGAATTGGATAGGCTGATTCTTGCTTAGCTTACAATTTGTTCCTCTCTCAGTTTACTGTTAGTTTAATCATGCTTAGGGTCATTCTAATACTTGGTATTTAATCAGATTGCAATGATGATCTATGatgaatttcggagggttcaagcgaAGTTTAATGTCCATGCACTCTGAGAATGTCTGAAAATAGAGTACTGTATGAGCTCTGACGAAGAAATATATATTTTCTTCTGTGACTGTCATTTGATTTTGACTCTAATCTTCCCATTTTATCTGTTCCAGTAAATTGTGGCTTCTTTGGGAGTTTTTATTTGGTTGTATTTACTTGTTCAACTCCTTTCGAAGCTTCTAGTGCTTGTGACTATACGAGAAAAATTGGTAAACTAGAAGAACTCAAGGTTTCAGATTTATAATATCGTACCAgtttaaataatataaatttaaTCTTTGACTAGCTATATATTGCCAACTCTGTGGAAAGTTCTAAGTTTTGTCCGAGGAGTTATACGCATCCCTGGACGCATGCAAAATCTGAAGAATGTAATATGTGGGTTCTTGGACTGAGCTAATTTTGAAGTTGGGTGGTATTCCCTAATGTGCATCTGcctgaaatataaaatttgatGAATATCTAATGTTCCAGACAACTAAAGGAACTAATTGGTACTAAATCTTATTTGAAAGTAAATCATTAGAGAAAGCTCTAGTGCATGGTTTACTTCAATTGCCAAATCAAGAAACTTATGTCTAGAATGTGGCTGCACAGTATTTTTAGGTTAAATTCCAAGAGTTGTTAAAATTATGGTCGTTTGATTTTGGCTTTCCTTTGGTTAGGGTTGTGATTACCGGTTTGACTTCCTTTCAGCTTGGAGATCTTGGGTCTTCCCTATTTATGCTATGAATTGCCCTTAAGGCTCCTTTGATGCCCCCACCCGTTCTAAACCGATTTGCGATTGTTGTTTTATGGATAACTTACTTGGTTATTTCTGCTGCCTTCCTTAAGTGTTATCTTTCTTCTTGCATTGTAGATGGATGATTGTTAAAATGTTTTGGGATGCGGTGCATGTCTTCGTAGTCCAATGGATCTAGATGAACAATGTAACACTAGAGCTCGAGTCATCTTTTGATGTATTTTGGAGTGAAATGATGATCTTTGTTTCCCTTGGCACACAGTAGGATTTCATTACCAAAAAGAGATGCATATAATTCTTTCTATATAAAATGGATGTCTGCTAATTTAATTAAGTCTGATAAGAGTATCAGAGCTGTGTGGAATATTTAGCTATTCAAGCATCTGCAGTGATGCTTAATGAAGTTTCTTATTTTTCCCATTTAAAGAGGTTTTCATGTTCCGATCTCCTTTGCTGATGAATCTTGATCTTTTCTTTGGGATGTCAATACCTAATCTTCCATTTGGTGGCTTTCACCAGTAAAGTAAGGGTCTAGAAAAAGGAGAAACATTTTACCCAGCTTGGGTTCGAACATACGGGGTCTAGAAAAGTTAACCAAGAGTGCTTACGTAGAGACTAGAGTGAGTTGGATAATAAGGGCAAAACAATCTGCTCTCT
Above is a genomic segment from Lycium barbarum isolate Lr01 chromosome 12, ASM1917538v2, whole genome shotgun sequence containing:
- the LOC132623248 gene encoding protein NUCLEAR FUSION DEFECTIVE 6, mitochondrial-like isoform X2, coding for MASFAARSVLRSARTAATRVAAGAKTKASPSPFRIPTQKPLTARIFRSPVEMSCAVESMLPYHTATASALLTSMLSATPRSYGWTLEDCNDDV
- the LOC132623248 gene encoding protein NUCLEAR FUSION DEFECTIVE 6, mitochondrial-like isoform X4, which translates into the protein MASFAARSVLRSARTAATRVAAGAKTKASPSPFRIPTQKPLTARIFRSPVEMSCAVESMLPYHTATASALLTSMLSATPRSYGWTLEDG
- the LOC132623248 gene encoding protein NUCLEAR FUSION DEFECTIVE 6, mitochondrial-like isoform X1, which produces MASFAARSVLRSARTAATRVAAGAKTKASPSPFRIPTQKPLTARIFRSPVEMSCAVESMLPYHTATASALLTSMLSATPRSYGWTLEDCNDDL
- the LOC132623248 gene encoding protein NUCLEAR FUSION DEFECTIVE 6, mitochondrial-like isoform X3, whose protein sequence is MASFAARSVLRSARTAATRVAAGAKTKASPSPFRIPTQKPLTARIFRSPVEMSCAVESMLPYHTATASALLTSMLSATPRSYGWTLEDL